A window of Maioricimonas rarisocia genomic DNA:
GACCTTCGTGAACCATCTCCGCCGGTCCAGCGTGTTCTCATCGAGCGGCCACGTCCAGACCTGGAACTGGTCCGGCGACCGATGCGCCGTTGCCAGCCATTTGCCGTCGGCGGAAACGTCGAGATCGAGAATCGGCCAGTCGTTGATCCTCCATGTCTGTGCGAGAGTCATCTGCGGCAGCGCTGCCGGAACTGCACTGTGGGGATACCCGTCGCCGTCGAACGAGCCGTCGGTCCCGATTCCGACTGTTTCGGCCGGCTTCTTGCCGGGGGGAGGAACGACGCCATGGAACACTGTTTCGCAGGCGTTGGCCAGATTGTCTACGTACGACTCCGGATCGCTGAAGTCGAAATTGGTCCAGAGCGCGAGAAACGCTCCGCTGATCGCCGCGACGGTCGCGAAGAACAGTCCCCGTGACGAGGGGACGAGACTGGCCATCGGGTCTGCAGGGCCGCCACTCAGTCGCTGGATGACGGTCACACCGGACCAGACCAGCGTGAACGCGATCGCAGAAAAGTAGAACATCACGCCGAGCGCCTCGGCTACGCGGCCGCCGAGTGTCTGCGTCCCGTCGGCGACGGCAGCCAGGTACACGGCGGCAAACAGCGCCGCGGCAATCCACGAGGCCGGCGAGTATCCGTCCCGCTGATGCTTGTCCGCGGCTTGCGTTTTCTCTTCCTCCTCGACTTCCAGGACGGCCATGACGTCTGGCCGTGTGAGGATCCGGCGGGCCCGGATCGCCCACGGTAGCGTGAGCAGCAGGAACGGATTCCAGGGGACCAGCGCCATCTTCGAGGCCAGCAGCGGAAGTGGACCGGGTGGCCGCCCGAACATGATGCCCCATGTCAGCCGGATCGCCGAGAGCAGGACAACCGGGAACACGATGACGGTCCCGAGGATCATCAGGGCCAGAATCGTGCCGGCTCCCGGATACCATCTCTGGTCGACCGCGACGTACGCGAAAAAGGATGCCCCGAAGCACGCCATTCCGACCGCCAGAAACGTGAACGCAACGCCGTTCAGCTCCTGCTCGAGTTTTCGGCCGAAGCGGTGAAAGCCCGCGGGGGCCACGGCGGACGAAGGGGCCGGACGCGTCCATTCCGGCGGGGACACGCTGGCCGGTTGCTGCAGGTGGGCCAGGTAGTCCCCCAGCAGTTGCTCCACCTCGGCAGCGGATTCGAATCGCCTCTGCGGGTCTTTCTCCAGGAGTCGGTCGACGATCGCGCACAGCCAGTCGGGGATCTCCTCGTTGGCCTCCCGGATCGGCCGCGGCGTATCGTGAACCACGCGGTGCATGACGGCGACCGCCGAATCGGCCCGAAACGCCGCCCGTCCGGTGCACATCGCGTACAGCACACACCCCAGGCTGAACAGATCCGTCCGATGATCGACGCGCTGCCCCTGCGCCTGCTCGGGGGACATGTACTGCGGCGTACCAGTGATCTGGCCGGTGCGCGTCACGCCGATGTCGTCGACCGCACGGGCCAGTCCAAAGTCCGTCAGCTTGACTCGCTCAATCCCGTTTTCGAGCAGGATGTTCGATGGCTTGATGTCGCGATGAACGAGCCCCTGTCGGTGTGCCGCGGCCAGCCCGGCGGCCGTCTGCATCCCGATCCTCAGGATCGACTTCACGTCGAGGGCACCTTCGCGGTCGATCTTCTGCTGCAGCGACTGCCCGTCGATGTACTCCATCACGATCCGCGGAGGCTGAGCGGTCTCGTCGATGGCGTGAATCGCGACGGCGTGATCGTGGCTGACCGCGGCGGCGGCCTGCGCTTCGCGAAGGAACCGGCGTACCGACATCGGGTGGGCGGCCAGTTCGGGGGCAAGCAGCTTGATCGCCACTGTCCTTTTGAGTTTGGGGTCCCACGCCCGCAGGACAATGCCCATGCCGCCCCGGCCGATCAGCTCGATGACGTCGTACGGACCAAGTCGGCCGATCGCCTCGGCACTGTCGCCGGGAGAGAGCAACTGCTGCCACGAATCGTCCGCGGCGTCCTGATCAACGCCGACCGTGGCTGCGAGCTCTTCCGGCGGCTTCTCGAGAAAGCTGCCGGCATCTTCATGAGCTGCCAGCAGGCGCTCAACACGCTGTCGCTGCGCCGCGTCGCTGCAAGCCCGTTCGAGAAAGGCTTCGCGATGTTCGGGCCCGGCATGGTCGAGGGCTTCGAGAAAGAGTGATCGGTCGTCCACGGCTCGTCGTCCCGTTCAGTCCGGCATGGTTGCGTTCCTGAAAGACAGTGCGATTTCCGGGAATCCTTCCCGCCAGATTTTCTGAGACTCCTTCGGAAAACGTTTTCAGCCCGAACCCGCGTCCGGCTGCAATTCGCTCAGCAGCCATGCTCTGGACCACGTCCAGAGACGCTGGGCCGAGCGGAGGGGCATTCCGAGAGCCTGAGCCGACTCCTCCATCGTCAGGCCGCTGAAGTACCGCAGCTTGACCAGTGTTGCCGCCTGCGGATCTTCTGCGTCAAGTCGCTCGAGCGCTTCGTCGATGAGCAGGACGTCATGCTTCATTGCCGGTGCAGCAATCTCCGCTTCGCACAGCTCCAGCCGGGCCCGGTCGCCGCCCCGCTTCAGGCTCCGTTTGCGCCGGGCGTTCTCGACAAGGATCCGCCGCATCGCCTCGGCCGCGGCTGCAAAGAAGTGCCCCCGCGAATTCCACTGCTGCCGTTGCGGCACATCAACGAGTCGAACGAACGCCTCGTGCACGAGCGCCGTCGCCTGCAACGTTTGACCGGGTGCTTCGCCGGCCAGCCGTGCCGCCGCCAGTTTGCGAAGTTCGGCATAGACGAGGGGCAGCAGCTTCTCTGCCGCCTGTTCATCGCCGTGATCGATTTCGTCGAGGATCTGCGTGACATCGGACATGACCGTCGAGTATACCCGCCCGGCGGACAGGTTTCCCGAACGAGCGTCACGCCTTCTGGGGAGCGCGATTCCGTCCGCGGGTCACCCCCCGGGGAGAATCTTCGGTCATGAAGGCGAGCAGGCGCCGGCCGGCATCGGTCGTCAGACTCTCGTCCAGACGCTGGATCATTGCCTCGCGTCCGCCCGAAGACCGGTAGATCAGCCGAAAGGCGTTGTTGATCTCGCGGCGTTCGTCCGATGTCAGGCCGGCACGCAGCAGGCCGATCCGGTTTACGCCGACGATTGCACCGTCCCGGTCGGTCATGAAGAACGGAGGCACGTCTTTGACGATCTTCCCCAGCCCGCTGATCATCGCCAGCTCGCCGATGCGAACGAACTGATGGACGGCCGCATTGCCGGAGATGACGGCCCGCGGCCCCACCGTGACGTGTCCGCCGAGCAGTGCGCCGCTGATCAATGTCACGTGATCGCCGACCTGGCAGTTATGCCCGACGTGCGAGTTGGTCATCAGCAGGCAGTCGTCGCCGATGACGGTTGAAGAACCGTCGGCCGTGCCACGGTGGACGGTCACGCCTTCGCGAATCACACAACTGTTGCCGATCACGCAGTAGCTCAGACCGTCTTCGTAGGCGTGGTCCTGCGGCGTGTCGCCGATGACCGCGTGGGCGTGAATCTCGCATTCGGCCCCAATCGTCGTGTGCCCCATGATGACGACCGAGGGAGCGATGCGGCAGTGCGGGCCGATGCGGACCGGTCCGTCGATCACGACGTGCGGTCCGATCTGAACGGTGGGGTGAATCTCAGCCGAAGCATCAATGATGGCAGAAGGGTGAACAGGCATTCCGGATTCCCGTGGTGACGATGGTGACCTGCCGGGGACGACAGGAAGGAACGACGCGGGACAACTCACGGCAGCGTGGTCAGCGCGATCCGTCTGTCTAACATCTCATCACCAGTGGGGCCTCGGGATGGCCGCAGATCCGGGGAGCAACGGGAATGAGTACATCGGCAATGTGAGCGAAACACCAGTCGCACCGCTGCATCGGGGCTGCGGTCGCCAGCGGAGCAACGACGGCCCCCTTGCCGTGTCGTCGCGTTCGCGATGATGCCGATCCTATGAAGACCGGAAACGGGTCGCCCGCAAACGTACCGGACTCGGGATCATGATCGACCGGGCCGTCGTCCGGATCATCCGGGGCGTCGCAGCCAAGCAGGACGAAGTCGATGTCGAAGCGGTCGGCCGGGCCGGCGACCGACGCATGCGGGCCGGCGATGCTGCCTGTGTCGTCGCCGTCACAGACAGGGAAGGGGAGATGGGCCGTCGTGGCCACCATCCAGAGCGTCACGAGATTGTGCGCGATGCGATCCATTGCGTCCCGGTCCTTCAGGGCAGATTCCTTTGCGGAAAGTGTCCTGATCGGCAGCCCGGGTGTCAACGGACCGCCAGCGGTGGCCCCACGTCGCCAGTGCGAATCTTGTTAGGCTCACATGCTTGCCTTGAAGGACGAGCCTGCCACCCGAGCCGGGGGCCGACAGATCGTTCGAACGCTTCTGCAAAGCCTCGTGTCGCTGCGCGACCCCGGTTCGGAGAACCGGGGCCACCCGGGATGGTCGCACACCTCACGAACCACGCCTGTTGTCGCCGGAGACACGGGATTGACCCGTCACCGACGACGCCGCTGCGGAATCACGATCGGCTTCGTCGTCGACATGATCGGGGTGAGGAGGTCCTGCAGTTCTTCCGGACGGACGTTGCGGCGATGACCACCGAATCGGAACGTCGACGGCTGGTACGCCCCCACGAAGTCGATGTTCAGGTCCGACGTGATCGCGTCCTCCAGACCGGCCGCCCACAGGCAGGCGTTCACCATCATCCGCCGGAAATCGAGATCGACCAGATCCTCCGAGGCACCGTACGTTGTGGTGAAGACCCGTCCCTTCCCGCTGCCGTCGCGGCTCGAGTACTCACGCACCCACGCACCGGGGCAGGGTTCCTTGTCCTCGGCGACGGGGGAGTTGGCCGTCATCCCGTTCAGCGGCTGCGCCATCGCAAGAATCGTGCTGTCCGGTTCCGGCTCGGTCCAGTAGCCGCCCGCCTGCACCCACGGCTGCGTCACCCCGCGGAGGACGGGATGCGACTTGGCTTCCGGCACGACGATCAGCCGCGTGCTCATCACATGGTTCTTGCCGTAATGCCCCGCCCAGCTCTCACCCAGCACCTGCCGACCGAATCCCTTCGCATAGTCCTCGCCGTCGTAGCGGTAGTCGTACCGGGCGAACTGCGAGTCGGCCGGGATCTTGAACGCGTGCGTCGCCGTCCGCAGACCGACCACCGGACCGGCCCGGTCGAGGTAGTCGACGATCGGCTGCATCTGTTCAGCTGGCAGATTCTTGAAACGGAGGAAGATCACGGCCAGGTCGGCATCGGCCAGAGCCTGCGTCCCCGGCATGTTGTCGGCCGCCGGATCAATCTCCCCGGTCTCCGGATCGACCGTAAACAGCACCGTACACCTGAAACCGTGATGCACCGCCATGATGCGGGCCAGGGCCGGCAGCGTCTCTTCGGACCGGTACTCGTGGTCTCCGGCCAGAAACACGATGTGCTTCCCGTTGCCGGGGCCATCCGTCCCTTCGTAGACGAGCGGTTCGGCCCGGGCGGCAGAGAAGAGCAGGGCGACAGTGAATAACGCAACGACGGAACGGTAGATCATCTCGGGGCTTTCACTGGGGGGCAAGGATCGATGAATGACGCGACGCATTATCACAGTTCGGGGGGCGTCCACTTCGGGATGCCGCGCTCCTTGAGCTGTTTCTCATACCGGACCGCCTGCGGCTGCTGCGGAGCATAAGGAGCGTCTTCGTTGACCATCAGCGGGACAGTCGCCTCCCACCAGGCGTCGTACGCCTTGCGGAGTTCCGCCACGACTTCCGGATGGTCGGCGGCGACATCCTGCTTCTCGAACGGATCGGCCGAAATGTCGTACAGCTCCTGATTGTTCACCAGGCGCCAGCGGGGCGTCCGGACGGCACATTTGTTGTACTGGCTTTCGTTCGGATCGGCCCCTTTC
This region includes:
- a CDS encoding sigma-70 family RNA polymerase sigma factor; translation: MSDVTQILDEIDHGDEQAAEKLLPLVYAELRKLAAARLAGEAPGQTLQATALVHEAFVRLVDVPQRQQWNSRGHFFAAAAEAMRRILVENARRKRSLKRGGDRARLELCEAEIAAPAMKHDVLLIDEALERLDAEDPQAATLVKLRYFSGLTMEESAQALGMPLRSAQRLWTWSRAWLLSELQPDAGSG
- the lpxA gene encoding acyl-ACP--UDP-N-acetylglucosamine O-acyltransferase, producing MPVHPSAIIDASAEIHPTVQIGPHVVIDGPVRIGPHCRIAPSVVIMGHTTIGAECEIHAHAVIGDTPQDHAYEDGLSYCVIGNSCVIREGVTVHRGTADGSSTVIGDDCLLMTNSHVGHNCQVGDHVTLISGALLGGHVTVGPRAVISGNAAVHQFVRIGELAMISGLGKIVKDVPPFFMTDRDGAIVGVNRIGLLRAGLTSDERREINNAFRLIYRSSGGREAMIQRLDESLTTDAGRRLLAFMTEDSPRGVTRGRNRAPQKA
- a CDS encoding ThuA domain-containing protein — its product is MIYRSVVALFTVALLFSAARAEPLVYEGTDGPGNGKHIVFLAGDHEYRSEETLPALARIMAVHHGFRCTVLFTVDPETGEIDPAADNMPGTQALADADLAVIFLRFKNLPAEQMQPIVDYLDRAGPVVGLRTATHAFKIPADSQFARYDYRYDGEDYAKGFGRQVLGESWAGHYGKNHVMSTRLIVVPEAKSHPVLRGVTQPWVQAGGYWTEPEPDSTILAMAQPLNGMTANSPVAEDKEPCPGAWVREYSSRDGSGKGRVFTTTYGASEDLVDLDFRRMMVNACLWAAGLEDAITSDLNIDFVGAYQPSTFRFGGHRRNVRPEELQDLLTPIMSTTKPIVIPQRRRR